Proteins encoded by one window of Manis pentadactyla isolate mManPen7 chromosome X, mManPen7.hap1, whole genome shotgun sequence:
- the LOC130682009 gene encoding melanoma-associated antigen B16-like → MSLHQKNPQRSRRQSLQTRSETQGLQAAQTSEALVKTRVSSPPLMPGSSKGASAAGVPSTREGAQGFLSSPVAITATSSSRSGVRSSGHREVESTAQAAPQPAELPLDPIDRLVSLLVCYLLHKYHIKETVTMEDIFKVVSPVCNEHFRVIFANACQRLQVVFGLDMKAVDPPNYRYELVISMGLTYDGMLSDQERVPKTGVLIVVLGVILMKGNCATEREVWRILNAMGMHAGRVNPFFGEPRKLITNDLVKEKYLEYRQVANSDPAQFEFLWGPRAYAETTKMKVLKFLARVNGVEPSAFRSQYEDALQDEEKRAQDTMSDTAASLLGPLLVLVASLVMPTVPSDPRG, encoded by the coding sequence ATGTCTCTGCATCAGAAGAATCCACAACGCTCTCGGCGTCAAAGCCTTCAGACCCGCAGCGAGACCCAGGGCCTGCAAGCTGCACAGACGTCCGAGGCACTGGTGAAGACCCGTGTGTCTTCGCCTCCTCTAATGCCTGGCAGTTCGAAGGGGGCTTCTGCTGCTGGTGTTCCCAGCACTCGTGAGGGTGCTCAGGGTTTCCTGTCATCTCCTGTTGCCATCACAGCCACCTCATCAAGCAGATCGGGTGTGCGCTCCAGTGGCCACAGGGAGGTGGAGAGCACTGCGCAGGCTGCCCCACAGCCCGCAGAATTGCCCTTAGATCCTATAGATAGGTTAGTGTCTCTTTTGGTGTGTTACCTGCTGCACAAGTATCACATCAAGGAGACTGTAACAATGGAAGATATTTTCAAGGTTGTCTCCCCAGTATGCAATGAACACTTCCGTGTGATCTTTGCAAATGCTTGCCAGCGCCTGCAGGTGGTCTTTGGCCTGGATATGAAGGCAGTGGATCCCCCCAACTACCGCTATGAGCTCGTCATCAGCATGGGCCTCACATATGATGGGATGCTGTCTGACCAAGAGCGCGTGCCCAAGACCGGCGTCCTGATCGTCGTCCTGGGTGTGATCCTCATGAAGGGCAATTGTGCTACCGAAAGGGAAGTCTGGCGAATTCTGAATGCGATGGGCATGCATGCCGGGAGAGTGAACCCCTTTTTCGGGGAGCCCCGGAAGCTCATCACCAACGATCTCGTGAAGGAAAAATACCTGGAGTACCGGCAGGTGGCCAACAGTGATCCTGCCCAATTTGAGTTCCTGTGGGGCCCGAGAGCATATGCTGAAACCACCAAGATGAAAGTCCTGAAGTTCCTGGCCAGGGTTAATGGGGTTGAGCCGAGTGCTTTCCGATCTCAGTATGAGGATGCTCTGCAAGATGAGGAAAAGAGGGCCCAAGACACCATGTCAGACACGGCTGCCTCCCTTCTGGGGCCCCTGCTGGTTCTAGTGGCAAGTCTAGTCATGCCTACTGTCCCTAGTGACCCCCGAGGCTGA